The proteins below come from a single Solea solea chromosome 6, fSolSol10.1, whole genome shotgun sequence genomic window:
- the zgc:113184 gene encoding uncharacterized protein zgc:113184 has protein sequence MEEAYSELYQQFLRMRLLCLRQAALLHKLTAALQKQQGATVPNGELSDLMSIPVQCTQEIPLFFHEKPQPVTATALNPEAQCGIDGLPGNFGTWSDLLAEDMSKLGVNLPQWRKECGTLEHFVAPMSTLDSARWQGASSTESKTAGQVGRPSRDRCLHKMMMPLSDGISQGNDFLGQSDGLLLSDVALQSHVCNFCQAVFPGDTTTKGEFLQHLHTHIT, from the exons ATGGAGGAAGCGTACAGTGAACTGTACCAGCAGTTCCTCCGTATGAGGTTGCTCTGTCTGAGACAAGCAGCTCTGTTGCATAAACTCACAGCAGCCCTGCAGAAACAGCAAG GTGCCACTGTTCCCAATGGGGAGTTGAGTGACTTGATGTCCATTCCCGTCCAGTGTACCCAAGAAATCCCTCTGTTTTTCCACGAAAAGCCACAACCAGTAACGGCAACAGCACTTAACCCTGAAGCTCAGTGTGGCATCGATGGCCTGCCCGGGAACTTTGGGACGTGGTCTGATCTCCTTGCTGAAGATATGTCTAAACTCGGTGTGAATTTGCCTCAGTGGAGAAAGGAGTGTGGGACGCTGGAGCATTTTGTTGCACCCATGTCAACCCTGGACTCCGCCAGGTGGCAGGGGGCTTCATCCACTGAGTCCAAAACTGCAGGGCAAGTGGGTCGTCCAAGCAGAGACAGATGTCTGCACAAAATGATG ATGCCGCTGTCAGACGGTATCTCTCAAGGCAATGACTTCCTGGGCCAGTCTGATGGTTTGCTGTTGTCAGACGTGGCGCTGCAGTCTCACGTGTGCAACTTCTGCCAGGCAGTTTTCCCCGGAGATACAACCACCAAAGGAGAGTTCCTGCAACATCTCCACACCCACATCACCTAG
- the nab2 gene encoding NGFI-A-binding protein 2: MSLPRTLGELQLYRVLQRANLLAYYETFIQQGGDDVQQLCEAAEEEFLEIMALVGMATKPLHVRRLQKALRDWAANPALFNQPVSNVPLGGIPLFKVDGTGTSGSAGGPRKSVSNGQPGSPCEREDRTCLTPMHSGSPRSPCSQASPQPPDTHYRENLSPMDPHWLSPEPDGNCTSTSGLEEEPPSPPLLSACPPGPSTSPSPSASFAPAPLSAWPGGQLDGETARAVVESVERLLRTLPRSDPAEVKTLLRMNKKMAKTVGHIFKMGSQDVNKEEEIRKYSLIYGRFDSKRREGKQLTHHELIINEAAAQFCMRDNALLLRRVELFSLARQVARKCAYTSTLKHARTNPDDNSVVSQKRARHEETVSSLLGAEGSEGLTQRADEDSLSTESLDSGPHDTGSQCNQSPSPRPHTDTSNPTSWSRHLIQQTLMDEGLRLARMVSHDRAGKISLRSEGTRSTDHDSKAEKRSSLPACRSSSPCITKDNSSHRGK; this comes from the exons ATGTCTCTGCCACGCACACTTGGGGAGCTGCAGCTTTATCGGGTGCTGCAGAGGGCCAACCTGCTGGCCTACTATGAAACCTTCATCCAGCAGGGCGGTGACGAcgtgcagcagctctgtgaggcAGCGGAGGAGGAGTTCCTGGAGATCATGGCTCTAGTTGGCATGGCCACCAAGCCACTGCATGTGCGTAGGCTGCAAAAGGCCCTCCGAGACTGGGCAGCAAACCCTGCCCTCTTCAACCAGCCTGTTTCTAACGTCCCACTCGGGGGCATACCACTCTTCAAAGTTGACGGAACAGGCACGAGTGGGTCAGCGGGCGGGCCCAGGAAGTCTGTGAGCAATGGGCAGCCAGGGTCACCGTGTGAAAGGGAGGACCGGACGTGTCTTACTCCAATGCACAGTGGGAGTCCTAGAAGCCCCTGCTCCCAGGCCTCACCACAACCACCAGACACACACTACAGGGAAAACCTGTCACCCATGGACCCACACTGGCTCAGCCCAGAGCCAGATGGAAACTGCACTTCTACATCTGGATTAGAGGAGGAGCCGCCCAGCCCACCTCTGCTGTCAGCATGTCCTCCTGGTCCCTCCACATCTCCAAGCCCCTCTGCTTCTTTTGCCCCGGCACCTCTGTCAGCCTGGCCCGGAGGACAGCTGGATGGGGAAACGGCAAGGGCGGTGGTGGAGAGTGTGGAGAGGCTCCTCAGGACCCTGCCCAGGTCAGATCCTGCAGAGGTGAAGACTCTGCTCAGGATGAACAAGAAGATGGCAAAGACTGTGGGGCACATTTTCAAAATGGGGTCCCAGGATGTgaacaaggaggaggagatccGAAAGTACAGCCTCATTTATGGGCGCTTTGACTCCAAGAGGAGAGAAGGCAAGCAGCTCACACACCATGAG CTGATCATCAATGAAGCGGCTGCTCAGTTCTGTATGCGTGACAATGCCCTTTTGCTGAGACGGGTGGAGCTCTTTTCTTTAGCTCGGCAAGTGGCGAGAAAATGTGCCTACACCTCCACACTGAAGCATGCAAG GACAAATCCAGATGACAACAGTGTGGTGTCTCAGAAGAGAGCGAGACATGAG GAGACCGTGTCATCACTTCTCGGAGCTGAGGGTTCAGAGGGTTTGACCCAGAGGGCAGACGAAGACAGCTTATCTACAGAAAGCCTGGACAGTGGACCACATG ACACTGGCTCACAGTGCAACCAGTCTCCTTCCCCCCGCCCCCACACTGACACCTCCAACCCCACCAGCTGGAGTCGCCATCTCATACAGCAAACACTAATGGACGAAGGGCTGCGATTGGCTCGAATGGTGTCACATGATCGGGCTGGCAAGATCAGCCTAAGATCAGAAGGGACCCGCTCCACAG ACCATGACAGTAAAGCGGAGAAGCGGAGCTCATTACCAGCGTGCAGGAGCAGTAGCCCTTGCATCACCAAAGACAACTCAAGTCACCGAGGGAAATGA